The Populus alba chromosome 6, ASM523922v2, whole genome shotgun sequence genome contains a region encoding:
- the LOC118053000 gene encoding cytochrome P450 CYP94D108, giving the protein MEVFSVQLLIILFLLSLWIYLYVTTSSQKKPTNKGFKVYPIVGVLPEFIKNRARVHDWFTENLSHCPGNTDVFRLPGIKPGIITANPLNVEYFLKTNFENYPKGERLITTLDDFLGRGIFNSNGKLWRVQRKTASYLFNTKSLRSFVMDNVVVEISTRLVPILAKASETRQVLDLQDMLERFAFDNICKVSFNVDPASLGGDRTDGSEFMQAFDDAAALSTERFLCSLPLLWKFFKFFNIGSERKLKKSIKIVHEFADKIIQSRMEQKTANKDEDLLSRFIGNDENSKEFLRDIVISFILAGRDTTSSALSWFFWLLSLNPDVESNILKELETIRSRNHKTIGDAYSFEELRDMHYLHAAISETLRLYPPVPVDILACRSDDVLPDGAFIGRKWFVVYCAYAMGRMESIWGKNCLEFLPERWLENGIYRQESPFKFPVFHAGPRMCLGKQMAYIQMKSIAASVIERFKIDVQNLEKCPEYVLSLTLRMKSGLQVRVKER; this is encoded by the coding sequence ATGGAAGTCTTCTCAGTTCAACTTCTTATAATACTCTTCCTTCTTTCCCTTTGGATCTACCTCTACGTTACCACCTCTTCACAAAAGAAACCCACCAACAAGGGCTTCAAAGTTTACCCTATAGTAGGGGTCTTACCGGAATTCATAAAAAACCGTGCCCGTGTTCATGACTGGTTCACTGAAAACCTCAGCCATTGCCCCGGAAACACTGATGTCTTTCGCCTTCCTGGCATAAAACCTGGTATAATCACTGCCAACCCTTTGAATGTGGAATACTTTCTCAAGACCAACTTCGAGAACTACCCGAAAGGGGAACGGCTTATTACCACGCTTGATGACTTCCTTGGCCGAGGAATCTTTAACTCGAATGGTAAGCTATGGAGGGTCCAAAGAAAGACTGCTAGCTACTTGTTCAACACAAAGTCACTTCGAAGTTTTGTCATGGATAACGTGGTGGTTGAAATTTCGACGAGGTTAGTTCCAATTCTTGCAAAAGCCTCGGAAACAAGACAAGTACTGGATTTGCAAGATATGTTGGAGAGATTCGCATTTGATAACATTTGTAAAGTGTCTTTTAATGTTGATCCTGCTAGTCTTGGCGGCGATAGAACTGACGGCAGTGAATTTATGCAAGCATTTGACGATGCTGCCGCACTTAGTACAGAGAGATTCCTGTGCTCTCTTCCACTTCTTTGGAAATTCTTCAAGTTTTTCAACATTGGGTccgaaagaaaattgaaaaaatcaattaaaattgtcCATGAATTCGCCGACAAGATCATACAGTCTAGAATGGAACAAAAGACGGCAAACAAAGATGAAGATTTACTATCCCGGTTTATAGGAAATGATGAGAACTCGAAGGAATTTCTCCGAGATATTGTCATAAGCTTCATTCTTGCAGGGCGAGACACAACATCTTCAGCTTTGAGTTGGTTCTTTTGGCTATTATCATTAAACCCGGATGTGGAAAGTAACATATTAAAGGAGCTTGAAACAATACGGTCACGCAACCACAAAACGATCGGCGACGCTTACAGTTTTGAGGAGCTCCGAGACATGCATTATTTGCACGCAGCAATATCAGAGACATTAAGATTGTATCCACCGGTACCAGTGGATATCTTGGCTTGCAGGAGTGATGATGTATTGCCGGATGGTGCATTTATCGGAAGAAAATGGTTTGTAGTATACTGTGCTTATGCCATGGGAAGAATGGAGAGTATATGGGGCAAGAACTGCCTAGAGTTCCTGCCTGAAAGATGGCTGGAGAACGGAATATATAGGCAAGAGAGTCCATTCAAGTTTCCGGTCTTCCATGCCGGACCAAGAATGTGTCTCGGGAAACAGATGGCTTATATTCAGATGAAATCAATAGCAGCATCAGTGATTGAGCGGTTTAAGATTGATGTACAAAATTTAGAGAAGTGTCCCGAGTATGTCTTGTCTTTAACACTGAGGATGAAGTCTGGATTGCAGGTTAGGGTGAAGGAGAGATGA
- the LOC118052999 gene encoding WAT1-related protein At5g07050 yields MEGNGCLGSFFQRCKPYIAMISLQFGYAGMNIITKVSLNRGMSHYVLVVYRHAFATAVIAPFAIILERKVRPKITFPIFMQMFVLGLLGPVIDQNFYYAGLKFTSPTFSCAMSNMLPAMTFVMAVLCRMEVVDIKKVRCQAKVIGTIVTVAGAMFMTLYKGQAINLMWSSKHVSTQTSSATATTGSADKDWLMGSILLIIATLAWASFFILQAVTLRRYSAQLSLTTIVCFLGTLQSIAVTFVMEHKPSAWTIGWDMNLLAAAYAGIVSSSIAYYVQGLVMQKRGPVFVTAFSPLMMIIVAIMGSFILAENIYVGGVLGAILIVAGLYAVLWGKYKEHKEKEAETIPEPIKENGENGHTEGMIQDIEANNDIERQSNQANNVTLQALAITLPISQPPMIAKEAPRA; encoded by the exons atggaggggaATGGTTGTTTAGGAAGTTTTTTTCAAAGATGCAAGCCCTACATAGCCATGATATCTTTGCAATTTGGCTATGCTGGCATGAACATCATCACCAAGGTTTCTCTTAATCGAGGGATGAGTCATTATGTGCTAGTGGTCTATAGGCATGCCTTTGCTACTGCTGTTATTGCTCCTTTTGCTATTATTCTTGAGAG GAAAGTACGGCCAAAGATTACATTTCCCATCTTCATGCAAATGTTTGTGCTTGGTCTTCTTgg GCCTGTGATTGATCAAAACTTTTACTATGCTGGGCTGAAATTCACTTCTCCAACCTTTTCTTGTGCCATGAGTAACATGCTGCCTGCGATGACATTTGTCATGGCAGTTCTTTGCAG GATGGAGGTCGTGGACATAAAGAAAGTTAGATGCCAAGCAAAGGTGATTGGAACCATAGTAACCGTGGCTGGAGCCATGTTCATGACATTGTACAAAGGTCAGGCTATCAATTTGATGTGGTCGTCTAAGCATGTCAGCACTCAGACATCTTCTGCTACTGCCACAACTGGATCAGCTGACAAAGATTGGCTTATGGGTTCCATTCTCCTCATCATCGCTACACTTGCCTGGGCATCATTCTTCATTCTCCAG GCAGTGACACTTAGAAGGTACTCAGCTCAGCTTTCTCTTACAACCATTGTGTGCTTTTTGGGTACTCTACAGTCCATAGCTGTCACTTTTGTGATGGAACACAAACCTTCTGCTTGGACCATTGGCTGGGACATGAATCTTCTTGCTGCTGCCTATGCT GGAATTGTGTCTTCAAGCATTGCATACTATGTTCAAGGACTTGTCATGCAAAAACGAGGGCCTGTCTTTGTCACTGCTTTTAGTCCTTTGATGATGATCATAGTTGCAATCATGGGCTCTTTCATCTTGGCTGAGAACATTTATGTTGGAGG TGTTCTTGGTGCTATATTAATCGTAGCTGGACTCTATGCGGTTCTATGGGGAAAGTACAAGGAACACAAGGAAAAAGAAGCAGAAACGATCCCTGAACCAATCAAAGAGAATGGAGAGAATGGTCACACAGAAGGAATGATTCAGGATATTGAAGCTAACAATGACATTGAGAGGCAATCAAATCAAGCTAACAATGTGACCTTGCAAGCCCTGGCTATTACTCTTCCAATTTCACAGCCTCCCATGATAGCCAAGGAAGCACCAAGAGCTTAA
- the LOC118052995 gene encoding cytochrome P450 98A2 yields MNLLLIPISFITILLTYKIYQRLRFKLPPGPRPWPIVGNLYDVKPVRFRCFAEWAQAYGPIISVWFGSTLNVIVSNTELAKEVLKENDQQLADRHRSRSAAKFSRDGKDLIWADYGPHYVKVRKVCTLELFSPKRLEALRPIREDEVTAMVESIFNDCTHPENNGKTLMVKKYLGAVAFNNITRLAFGKRFENAEGVMDEQGLEFKAIVSNGLKLGASLAMAEHIPWLRWMFPLEEDAFAKHGARRDRLTRAIMDEHTLARQTSGGAKQHFVDALLTLQEKYDLSEDTIIGLLWDMITAGMDTTAISVEWAMAELIKNPRVQQKAQEELDSVVGFERVMTEADFSGLPYLQCVAKEALRLHPPTPLMLPHRANANVKVGGYDIPKGSNVHVNVWAVARDPAAWKNPLVFRPERFLEEDVDMKGHDFRLLPFGAGRRVCPGAQLGINLVTSMLGHLLHHFCWTPPEGVKPEEIDMSENPGLVTYMRTPLQAVATPRLPSHLYKRVAVDI; encoded by the exons ATGAATCTCCTTCTGATTCCGATATCTTTCATCACCATTCTCTTGACATACAAAATCTACCAACGTCTACGCTTCAAGCTCCCACCAGGGCCAAGACCATGGCCAATAGTAGGCAACCTTTACGACGTCAAGCCGGTGAGGTTCCGGTGCTTTGCAGAGTGGGCTCAGGCATATGGTCCTATCATCtcagtttggtttggttcgACTCTTAACGTGATTGTTTCCAATACAGAATTGGCAAAGGAAGTGCTCAAGGAAAATGATCAACAGTTGGCTGATAGACATAGGAGTCGATCAGCTGCAAAGTTTAGCAGAGACGGTAAAGACCTTATATGGGCTGATTATGGACCTCACTATGTTAAGGTTCGAAAGGTTTGCACCCTTGAGCTTTTCTCTCCCAAAAGACTTGAAGCTTTGAGGCCTATCAGAGAAGATGAGGTTACTGCCATGGTTGAATCAATTTTCAATGACTGCACTCATCCTG AAAACAATGGAAAAACCTTGATGGTGAAGAAATATTTGGGGGCAGTTGCGTTCAACAACATTACAAGGCTAGCATTTGGGAAGCGATTCGAGAATGCCGAAGGCGTTATGGATGAGCAAGGGCTAGAATTCAAGGCAATTGTATCCAACGGACTTAAGTTGGGGGCATCACTTGCAATGGCAGAGCACATTCCATGGCTTCGTTGGATGTTTCCGTTAGAGGAAGATGCATTTGCCAAGCATGGGGCTCGTCGGGACCGACTCACTAGAGCTATTATGGATGAACATACCCTTGCCCGGCAGACGAGTGGCGGTGCCAAGCAGCATTTTGTTGATGCATTGCTTACATTGCAGGAGAAGTATGACCTTAGTGAAGACACAATCATTGGACTCCTTTGG GACATGATCACTGCGGGCATGGACACAACTGCAATCTCAGTAGAATGGGCAATGGCAGAGCTAATCAAGAACCCAAGGGTGCAACAGAAGGCTCAGGAAGAGTTGGACAGTGTTGTTGGATTTGAACGTGTCATGACCGAGGCTGACTTCTCAGGCCTTCCTTACTTACAATGTGTAGCCAAGGAGGCGCTAAGGTTGCACCCCCCAACACCACTTATGCTCCCGCACCGTGCCAATGCCAATGTGAAAGTTGGTGGCTACGACATTCCCAAGGGATCAAATGTTCACGTCAATGTGTGGGCCGTAGCTCGCGATCCAGCCGCCTGGAAGAACCCCTTAGTGTTCCGGCCAGAGAGGTTCCTGGAGGAGGATGTTGACATGAAGGGTCATGATTTCAGGCTACTTCCATTTGGTGCAGGACGGAGAGTGTGCCCTGGTGCACAACTTGGTATCAACTTGGTCACATCTATGCTGGGTCACTTGCTGCACCATTTTTGTTGGACCCCTCCTGAAGGAGTGAAACCAGAGGAAATTGACATGTCGGAAAATCCTGGACTGGTCACTTACATGAGGACTCCATTACAAGCAGTGGCCACTCCTCGGTTGCCTTCACATTTGTACAAACGTGTTGCTGTTGATATTTAA
- the LOC118052998 gene encoding 70 kDa peptidyl-prolyl isomerase-like, whose protein sequence is MEHLSLSSSLQDEIQTDNSGLPEKTIGSQGLRKKIVKKGISWQTPFPGDEVEVHFNGYIEGGASLESSRDKGVPFKFKLGQGEVIKGWDEGVATMKNGERAIFTVPPNLAYGEAGSPPLIPPNATLVFDIEMLSWSSIRDLTGDGGILKKMMKEGEGWATPRDGDEVLVKYEARIETGMLVSKSEEGAEFHVGDDYLCPALSRAVKTMRKGEKAELAVRLSYGFIEKGNLAPDIESNIPPYSNLTIQLELVSWRSVTDVTGDKKVLKKIVKAGEGFDRPTEGSHVKVTYVGKLEDGTVFDRKGTNGEPFEFITLEEQVNEGLDRAIMTMKKGEHATVTVDAKYLHGHDISGMLPANSMLHYEVELLDFIKEKPFWKMDTHEKLEASERKKQDGNVLFKAGKFWRASKKYDKAAKYVEFDHSFTDEEMCQAKSLRLSCYLNNAACKLKSGEFLEASRLCTKVLELDPLNVKALFRRSQAYLKTSELEKAEADIKKALAVDPNNREVKLEYKELKDKQREYEKYQAELFSTMVSRMG, encoded by the exons ATGGAACACTTGTCGTTGAGTTCCTCTTTGCAAGATGAAATCCAAACCGACAATTCTGGATTGCCCGAGAAAACAATCGGAAGCCAAGGGCTAAGGAAAAAGATAGTGAAGAAGGGAATTTCATGGCAAACTCCATTTCCTGGAGATGAAGTGGAAG TTCATTTCAATGGATATATCGAAGGTGGGGCAAGTCTTGAGTCAAGTCGTGATAAAGGGGTTCCCTTTAAGTTCAAATTAGGCCAGG GTGAAGTAATCAAAGGATGGGATGAAGGGGTTGCCACCATGAAGAATGGAGAAAGAGCAATTTTTACGGTACCGCCAAACTTGGCCTACGGGGAGGCTGGTTCTCCACCACTGATTCCTCCCAATGCAACtcttgtttttgatattgagaTGCTCTCTTGGAGTAGCATCAGGGATTTAACAGGCGATGGAGGAatattgaagaagatgatgaaggaGGGTGAAGGATGGGCTACACCAAGAGATGGAGATGAAGTTTTAG TGAAGTATGAGGCAAGGATTGAGACTGGAATGCTTGTCTCCAAATCCGAGGAAGGTGCTGAGTTTCATGTAGGAGATG ACTATCTATGTCCTGCCTTGAGCAGAGCAGTGAAGACAATGAGAAAGGGTGAGAAAGCAGAGCTAGCAGTAAGACTTTCTT ATGGCTTCATTGAAAAAGGAAATTTAGCTCCTGACATTGAAAGTAACATTCCACCTTATTCTAATTTAACCATCCAACTTGAGCTTGTATCATGGAGAAGTGTCACCGATGTCACCGGAGATAAGAAGgtccttaaaaaaattgtaaaagcCGGTGAAGGATTCGATCGTCCGACCGAGGGATCCCATGTGAAAG TGACATATGTTGGCAAACTTGAAGATGGAACAGTTTTTGACAGGAAAGGGACTAATGGAGAGCCCTTTGAATTCATAACTTTGGAAG AACAAGTAAATGAGGGTCTAGACAGGGCCATTATGACTATGAAGAAAGGAGAGCACGCCACAGTGACCGTGGATGCCAAATATCTCCATGGCCATGACATATCAGGAATGCTTCCTGCAAATTCGATGCTTCATTATGAAGTTGAGCTGCTTGATTTTATTAAG GAGAAACCATTCTGGAAAATGGATACACACGAGAAACTAGAAGCAAGTGAGAGGAAGAAGCAAGATGGCAATGTGCTATTCAAGGCAGGAAAATTCTGGCGTGCCTCTAAGAAATACGACAAG GCTGCAAAATACGTCGAGTTCGACCACTCTTTCACTGATGAGGAAATGTGCCAGGCAAAAAGCTTGAGGCTATCATGTTACCTGAATAACGCAGCCTGTAAGCTTAAATCAGGGGAGTTCCTTGAAGCTTCAAGGCTATGCACGAAG GTTTTAGAACTTGATCCACTCAATGTCAAAGCTCTGTTCAGACGATCGCAAGCATACTTGAAAACATCTGAATTAGAGAAAGCTGAGGCAGATATAAAGAAAGCTCTCGCCGTTGATCCAAATAATAG AGAAGTGAAACTGGAGTACAAGGAGCTGAAAGATAAGCAAAGAGAGTATGAGAAATATCAAGCTGAGCTTTTCAGCACCATGGTTTCAAGGATGGGTTGA